The window GTGGCCTCCTCAACCATCTTGCAAGGAAATGCTCGATCACAACTGACTACCTGGACGTGTCCCATATCGCCACTCTTGCTGCCGAGCTCggagttgttgatgtctcGTCTGCTTCCACTGACGAAAACGTTGTCGTCATGATGGACGGCAAGATTCTTGGATACTGTACCCCCAAGGAGTCTGTCAGAATCGCTGATTGCTTCCGATACTGGAAGGTAGAGGGCACCCACGGAGTTCCTCTGCAACTCGAGATCGGTTACGTTCCCCCCTCCAGGGGTGGGTCTTACCCTGGTGTCTATTTGACTTCAACGCCCGCAAGAATGGTGCGCCCTGTGAAGTATCTTCCCCTACAGAAGGAGGATTGGGTCGGCCCTTACGAGCAGCCTTATATGTCCATTGCTGTTGTGCCACAGGAGATTGAGTCGGGCAAATCAACCCACGTGGAGTTCGACCCCACCAACATTCTCTCGATTCTCGCCAATATGACCCCCTTTTCCGACTTCAATCAATCGCCTGTGAGTAATTGCATTCATTATTATTCCTCAAACGTCAATGCTAATCCGGATAAAGAGAAACATGTACCAGTGCCAGATGGCGAAACAAACGATGGGAACTCCTGGTACTGCTTCTGTATATCGCACAGGTAAGTTTGAAGCTATTTTGGCCGAAAAACGAAGATGATTTTGGCCAAAAACCCCCCCTGAAGACGGATGACTAatctttgaacaagacaacaaaagCTACCAAATTCAGACAGGACAAACACCTATTGTTCGCGCACCCCTGCACAATACTTATGGATTCGATAATTTCCCAAATGGTTTCAATGCGGTCGTCGCTGTCATTTCTTATACTGGATATGATATGGATGACGCTATGATTCTCAACAAGAGCGCTCACGAGCGAGGTTTCGGCCATGGTACCATCTacaagacgaagaagattTCACTAAAGGATGACTCTCGAACAAAAGCCACCAAGAGCGTCACGAAAGCGTTCGGATTTGCTCCTCATAGTCATGTGAGTGCCCACCACCAGGGTATGTTGGACGACGATGGTTTGCCTCACGTTGGTCGTCTGATCCAGGAAGGAGACGTTATCTGCGCCTGGCACACTGTGACTCCTGACTACAATGGCAAACTGGTGAACCTCGACGGTATTACTCATTACGAGAAGTACAAGGACTCGGAAGAGGGTTTCATTGAGACGGTGCGCTTGATCGGAGCTGAGTCTGGCAACGAGCCCCTGCAAACAGTCTCTATCAAGTTCCGAATTCCTCGATCCCCCATCGTTGGTGACAAGTTCTCGTCTCGTCACGGACAGAAGGGTGTTGCTTCACAAAAGTGGCCAACAATGGATCTGCCATTCTCCGAGACCGGTATCTCTCCTGATGTTATTATTAACCCTCATGCCTTCCCCTCACGAATGACTATCGGAATGCGGGTGATTTCCTCTCTTTACGTTGTTTTCTCAAGCTAACATGACCCAGGTTCGTCGAATCGCTAGCTGGCAAGGCTGGCGCGCTACATGGTCTGGCCCAAGACTCAACTCCTTTCAAATTCGACGAAGAAAACACCGCCGGAGATTACTTTGGCCACCAATTGATGAAGGCCGGGTACAATTACCATGGGAACGAGCCCATGTACTCGGGTATAACTGGAGAGGAGCTTCAAGCTGACATTTACATCGGAGTCGTTTACTACCAGCGACTCCGACATATGGTGAACGACAAGTACCAAGTAAGAACCACGGGCCCGGTTGTGCCGACTACAGGCCAGCCTATCAAGGGTCGAAAGCGAGGTGGTGGTATCCGTGTTGGAGAAATGGAGCGTGATGCTCTTCTGGCACACGGAACAGCTTTCCTGCTTCAGGATCGTTTGCTGAACTGTTCCGATTACTCCAAATCGTGGATTTGCCGCCGATGTGGTTCGTTCCTTTCTGTGCAGCCCACAGTGTCACAGTTCGCACcgggcaagaagaaggcccCAAGCATCGTACGATGTCGTGCTTGCGCAATCAAGCTGGATGATGCGGACGCCGTGGACTTAACAGAGGTTCAGGGGGAGATCTGGGAAGATGGATTAGGCAGTTCGTGGGTTGGTGGTGACCAAACTACGCAGGTTGTTGTGCCAGGTGCGCTCAAGTATCTCGATGTGGAGCTTGCGGCAATGGGTGTCAAGCTCAAGTACCGAGTAGACCGCAATGATGAGCCTAGAAAGGGGCCGATGAAGCCTATGGCATTGGATGGCGTTCGGGTTGGAAAATAGATGGATATATTTTGCtgatttgtttgttttgctGGGGCTGTATATCTGGAGGCAGCCTATACATTCACGATAGTGTAGCATGCTAATACGACTAAGAATTAAAAAAAACTTTCTAAAGAAAAGCGAAGAAAAAAGTCATCTAAAATTAGACATTGGAAGCCAAACCCATCAAATACTTTCTAAAGATCTGTCAGTGCTCTGCGGTGTATTGCGTCTTTCCTGGCGCACATCTCAAATGATAATGTGATACGAATCTCCTTACACCCTCACTGACTCTCTTTATTTCACAGTCTACTGCGGGCCATTGACTTTCATGTGCTTGACTGACGTATACCGCTACTCAAGTGCGCCCATTCTGCACCACGACTACGGTATGCTTGATAAGCAACAACTACCAACAACGGGAATGAAAACCGGACATGAGGACAGAGTTTAGATAAAAGAGAAGCCAGGATGAGGATCGAGATTGGGTTATGGTGCTGTACTGTTTGTACTTTGTCAGTATTAGACACATTATGGTCAGTTTCAACTATATCAAATCCCTAGACTAGCACGGGCTTTCATAGATTATATCTCCTTTTTGATGGCACGGCACTCGGCATCGGACAGCTCCGAACAAACATAAAACGGAGCTCGGAAACGTGGTCGGTCTAGTGCAATGCAAGACAGCATGTTGcgtctcgatcttggcagGGAAACCAAGTGATACGAAAAGCATAGGGCGGCTGCCTCTAGCCGAGACGTTGGGCGAATGGCATAATCATCAAAGAGTGTTTGTCACTCAAAGGGGAAATGTAACGAGCCGTTCTGTGAATCCGTCCATCAAATCAATGGCACTAACTAATGGCTCGGAGTGTGTACAGCAACGTGGAAGTGCGATATCACCAAGTGTTGTTCTCCTTTTATCCAGTCCCAGGCTGTTGGTCTCTAGACTTGCCTCGATATCGTTGATGGATATTTAATagagcttcttcctcgccaagaATTCTCGGTTTATGGTTGATTAAACGGAAGGCGACTCTTTTACTCCTTTGAGATAGCTATCGTCGGTCGGACCTGCCCAAGActgctttttttctttcttttacATGGAACACTTGAGCAAGAGCTAGCACCACTGCACCTTCCCAGGCCTCAATCTACTCAAAGCTTCAGCTTGCGATACCTCTACTTCAACTCTCTTCGGCCTCTTCGACCACAATTTTGTCCTCTCTATCTCCCTCTTCATAACCACTTCTAGCCATGCAGTGCCAAGTCGTTTGGTTGGTCACGCTCTTTTTCGCGTTTGCGACAGCGCAAAGTTATTCTTACGGCGTCGACATCGACTCACTTACTCGCAGACAAGATACTGGCCGAATTGTCGTCAAGCCCCTTCCACAAACTCGCAATGGCACCGTCCCCTTGAGGCCTGAGATCCGGGAGATGCAAGCCGATCGGTACAAATGGGACCTTTACATCCTCTCCATGAGCATGCTGCAGGacgttgatcaagatgatccAGCGTCGTGGTACCAGATCGCCGGTGCGTTTGTTGCACTGTCTCAACTACGAGACCTGGAGAAGGTCATGCTGACGCTTTTTCTGTTTAGGAATTCACGGTGTCCCTTTTGAATCATGGAACGGGGTTGAGGCTGCTACAGGAGCTAATCAGTCCGGTTACTGTGCTCACAATTCTGTTCTTTTTCCAATGTGGCATCGGCCATACTTGACCCTTTTTGAGGTTCGAACCATAGTATCACACCTGATTCTCAGGCTCACGCTGACGATactcaacagcaagaactATATCGGATGGCCAACGTCATTGCCGGTATGTTTCCTAATGGGACCGACAGGCAGGCATATACAGCTGCAGCACGAGACTTTCGTATGCCGTATTGGAACTGGGCAATGCCAGCTCCGGAGGGAAAGTCGCATCTTCCTGATATTTTCTGGAATGAGACCATCTCTCAAAATGGACCCAAGGGAGTTCAAGAGATACACAATCCTCTTTACTCTTACCAGTTTCATCCAAAGAACGCAACAGCCATGATATGGGCGCCTGTAAGTACTCGCAAAGTAATTGTGACTAGAATTTCTGCTAATAAACCGCTGTTTAGTTGAGAAACTGGAACGAGACAAAGAGGGCCCCAAATTCGACCGAACCTGACAATGACGACCAGGAGGAACCAACGTCCGATAACGAACAAGTCAACAGGGCTCTTCTCTCAAAGCTTCCTGAGATCCAACGACGCCTTTCAACCCTCTTTTCCAGTTACAAAGATTTTAACAGTTTCGGTAGCAAGGCGTGGGCTTTCTCAAATAATTCGACTTTGGACTCGCTCGAGTCGGTCCACGACATTATACATATCTTCGGCGGGCTCCAAGGACATATGACATTTGTTCCCCTATCTTCATTCGATCCGttgttccttcttcatcacactATGACGGATCGACTCGTCGCGATATGGCAAGCTATGAATCCAGACTCATGGGTGACTCCTTTACCCGCGGGAGAGAACAGCTTCACGGTCATCAAAGGCGAGATGCAAGATTCTCAGTCACCCTTGACTCCATTCTTGTCCTCTGATGATGGCACTTTCTGGAATTCGGATACTTCCAGGACCACAGAAGCCTTTGGTTACGCATATGCCGATACAGATTTGACAGGGAAGCAGAAAGAAGATGTCCGGCAAGAATTACAAAAGAAGGTAACAGAGTGGTGGGGAGGCGGTTCAGTATCGCTTTTGTCGGTTAATGAGCACACTACGACTACAGAGTGGGTGGCCGAGGTGCGGTTGAGTGTACTGCATGATCATGCCTTTACCTTTGTCTACTTTTTCCTCGGCGATCCCTCGGGCAGCCAGGAGAATTGGCTCTCTGCGCAAAACAATATCGGCAGTGCATTGATTTCCGGTAGCTCAAACAGGACCGCAGTGGTGGGGGTACATTTGACGTCTGAAAGGACGAGAGGCTTGCAACCTGGAGAAATGTCTAAGAAACTACAGTTTCGTATTGTCGAGAACGGCAAAATAGTTCACCCAGATGAAGTGGACTTGCACATAGATCTGGTTAGCGATGAGGGATCAAGGATTAAGCTATGGGGCTAGATTCGAGGACTTTGAAGTGTTTAGGACTAGGGGGAGTATCTGACATGACCTAATTAGGAAAGAGTTTATTCAGATACTTATTCATAGTAATATTTAGAAACTCGAGAACTGTTTTAAAAATTCTTGCAAAAAGTTATTGTTATGTGCTTGAGAAGACATCGGTCGACCTGCCCTCCCTGGACCTACATGGCTAGTAACCTGATTGTCGGCTTTTGATCTCACACCCTACGTCAACAGAAAGTCGAACTagcttgaagagaaggctcTAAAAAAGCTTTCGGCTCGTCATTCTCTAATAATCCCCATTGCTATAGCACGGCGTGTGGTGTGTTCCATTCGAGTTGAAAAAGCAGGCTTTCTATAAGATCGCCAAGTGGTTGGTCACTTGATATTActtgcctacctacctaagaaacaaaacacttTAGTCCTATTGCACCATGTTAGACCCACTCTTATGTTATTCGTCTTCTAAGTTTAGTTAGGTCTTAGGCTAGATTGATGTTGAACCCGTTCGGGGTCTGTGGCACAGTTCATGTTATAAGTAAGACCTTGGTCATCCAAACACCACAGCTATTATTCTTGCATCATTATTAGTCTAGTCAAATACAAAAGTCGTCGTGCGCATTCATCATTTCAATCTTCACGAAAATGTCAGATTTAAATATCCCATCTGTTCCTCCGCCATGGACTCTCAAAGGCGACATCTAcgccttcctcttctggacATCTCGCGCTCAAGCGGGCAACCTCCCAGACATGGCATATTCGCCTCTCGAGGCAGATTCGAGCTTCGCTAAAGACCAGAAAGCGCTTGGAGGGTTGAGCATGATGCAGATTATTCGATACACAGACTCTCCTGTCGGGCCATACGATGAGCTTATCCTGGCACCGGGCGTGTTTGGCtatgagaaggatgatgagaacggAAGAAAAGTGAGAGGCAAAGATATCAAGATTACGAGAATTTATGTCTCGCAGAAACACACTTGCTATAACGGAAGGAAAAGTATGTTTACCTAAATATTTCTTTGTGTCTATTTGCTGATCTTCACGACTAGATTGGAATGTTCCTAAGCACCTCGCCGAGTTCATCTGGTCCAACAACACGGACGGTTCGACAACCGTAAAAGTATATCCCAACGATACAGCTCCCACAGACCCAAACTCAGGCTTCACTGAATCAGCAGTTCCAGCGTCCACTCCATTCTTCCAAGCGACTTTCAAACCCGTCGGATACACGCCTTCGTTCCCATTCCGAACATCATGGCTTAAttatcttggctttgaccCCACTCTTGTCTTTCCTCCGCTTCCAGAGGGGGCTGGGAGCCAAGGCGAGCTCCCTGGCACTGACCGATGGTGCTCTATTGTTCCACAGCAATCGAGCTCAAAGTGTAAGTTGGGTTGGTTTGACGTGGAGCAGCATCGTAACGAAGATAGGAACTCGGCTGGTCCACATGAGAATTTCTGGCCTGGTTGGCGAAAATGGCAGATCGGTTTCAAAATGGCAGACGCCGTCATTGGTTTTGACCATCCAGAGATCTGGGAAGCTTCCAGGTCGAGACTGTAAACACTGAATCGCCTGCAAGCACCAGGGGCTCGTAATAGTTATTAAACACACTgttgatcaacaagacaCCTTATTTCGGGACTGTGCAGAAGCTTGAGGTGCTAGTCATAACGGTAATATATAATTAAGCAAATGCTTCTTTACCAAAAcacctccaactccaatgcGAGATAGGAATTAATGAGGAGTCACAACCCCAATCTCCCAACCAACAGGTTGCCTCCGTTGGCTCTCCGTATCCGTGTAAGAACTCCAGTCTACGCAAGAAACACAGATCCACTAAGCAGTCCACTGCTCGCCATCACGATCCGTACATCAAGTCATTAAACGTGTCCAATGCACTCGTACAAAGTGGCCTCTTCAAACCAGCCCCAGGCATGGTTCGTCGTGGTCCCCATCCCCATATCCTTCTGAGTCTCATACATTGATGGGCGCACTTTCCACAGCCATCAATGAGTCCGGAATAGAAAACAGACCAACCGATCCATATCGATTGTTGTCCTTGAACTCCATATACCAGCGGTATATAGTAAAGGCCATTTATTCCTTCATGTATCGCCCTGCGGTTATTTCACGTCGCGTGGTCTTCGGTTGCCGTGTCACCGGGGTTGATTTGAGAACGCCCAATAGCGCAGGTGACCGACGTTTGCCATCGTGAATGGGCAGCTTGCAAAACACTGATCGTGCCTAGCGCGTACTTCGTAGGTTTATTCACTCAGTACTCCCAGCTCCCGCCTGCTTGGCTACCACTTCCCGGGCATAAAACTCGACCAACATGGTTGCGTACGCTTCCAGATCTTCCACTGGAACTGCGAGACGAAAGTcgttgaggagaagaaattGGAGTTCGAGGTGATTTAATTCAACCAGCGGCAATCCACCAACCTGCCCAATTATTAGCATCTGGTCAGCCATGAACAGGCTGTTAAGCATAAATACATACCTTGGCATATCTCGAATTGGTGTAAAAGACATCCGAGAAGAACTTGCTTGCACACGTCACGccagagatgatgagacgatggatgttgaagctatcaacaacaaagtatgttgcagcagcaatggcaggATGTTCGGTAGGAGTGGCAGCCCCCTTGTTGCTGCTTGGGCGACTCTGTCGAGCTGCATCAGTcatttcctcatcgtcatcatccgCAAGATCTGAATCACTCTCATCCGTATCATTCATGCCTTCGCCGCGCATCGGAGTATCTTGAGGAGtctttgtgtttgt is drawn from Fusarium graminearum PH-1 chromosome 3, whole genome shotgun sequence and contains these coding sequences:
- a CDS encoding DNA-directed RNA polymerase I polypeptide 2, whose translation is MAPTATETEWDHQFNTLRRENLFRNPPTDHSAYPALQLAVNPHIESFNAIFRDDGKPGLLTHAIADIGTRTFLDGDDRAPSDGKNILTVRYKDVFLQKPQVPPSNKLARNRQVFPAECRERHVTYRGRLSATLEYRINGGDPVEFTREFGQVPVMIKSNRCHLEGNSPALLVERKEESEELGGYFVVNGIEKIIRMLQLNKRNFPMAINRPSFQNRGPGYTPYGIILRAVRPDETSQTNVLHYLNDGNMTFRFSWRKNEYLVPVMMILKALVETNDREIFEGLVGPAGSKAAGNTFLTDRIELLLRTYKSYNLYSKSDTRAFLGEKFRVVLGVPDTMTNYEVGTEFLRKIVLVHLGNVDVTEEQDNEKYKLILFMIRKLYALVAGECAVDNPDAVQNQEILLGGFLYGQILKERFDEFLSVNVRGSMRDYFRRNPGIPFTSEEFRKEFPNNIFRKANENLGNALEYFMSTGNLQSQSGLDLQQTAGFTVVAEKLNFTRFISHFRMVHRGAFFAQLKTTAVRKLLPESWGFMCPVHTPDGSPCGLLNHLARKCSITTDYLDVSHIATLAAELGVVDVSSASTDENVVVMMDGKILGYCTPKESVRIADCFRYWKVEGTHGVPLQLEIGYVPPSRGGSYPGVYLTSTPARMVRPVKYLPLQKEDWVGPYEQPYMSIAVVPQEIESGKSTHVEFDPTNILSILANMTPFSDFNQSPCQMAKQTMGTPGTASVYRTDNKSYQIQTGQTPIVRAPLHNTYGFDNFPNGFNAVVAVISYTGYDMDDAMILNKSAHERGFGHGTIYKTKKISLKDDSRTKATKSVTKAFGFAPHSHVSAHHQGMLDDDGLPHVGRLIQEGDVICAWHTVTPDYNGKLVNLDGITHYEKYKDSEEGFIETVRLIGAESGNEPLQTVSIKFRIPRSPIVGDKFSSRHGQKGVASQKWPTMDLPFSETAGKAGALHGLAQDSTPFKFDEENTAGDYFGHQLMKAGYNYHGNEPMYSGITGEELQADIYIGVVYYQRLRHMVNDKYQVRTTGPVVPTTGQPIKGRKRGGGIRVGEMERDALLAHGTAFLLQDRLLNCSDYSKSWICRRCGSFLSVQPTVSQFAPGKKKAPSIVRCRACAIKLDDADAVDLTEVQGEIWEDGLGSSWVGGDQTTQVVVPGALKYLDVELAAMGVKLKYRVDRNDEPRKGPMKPMALDGVRVGK